Proteins from one Chaetodon auriga isolate fChaAug3 chromosome 19, fChaAug3.hap1, whole genome shotgun sequence genomic window:
- the cdk2ap1 gene encoding cyclin-dependent kinase 2-associated protein 1, with product MSLGMSYKPNVHQHIPGTSGNQVGSLQSPSAANVASLQSYRPLLSDYGPPSLGFSQGSSGSQVPQNKYAELLAIIEELGKEIRPTYAGSKSAMERLKRGIIHARGLVRECLAETERNARS from the exons ATGTCTTTGGGAATGTCTTATAAACCCAATGTCCATCAGCACATTCCGGGAACTTCTGGGAACCAGG TTGGAAGCCTCCAGTCTCCCTCAGCGGCCAACGTGGCCTCGTTGCAGTCCTACAGGCCCCTTCTGAGTGACTATGGACCTCCATCTCTGGGATTCTCACAG GGCTCCTCTGGTAGCCAAGTGCCTCAGAACAAATATGCAGAGCTGCTGGCCATAATCGAAGAGCTTGGAAAGGAGATCAGGCCCACATATGCTGGAAGTAAGAGTGCAATGGAGAGACTGAAAAGAG GAATAATCCACGCCAGAGGGTTGGTGCGTGAATGCTTGGCCGAGACGGAGAGAAACGCGAGGTCCTAG